A region from the Malus domestica chromosome 07, GDT2T_hap1 genome encodes:
- the LOC103444808 gene encoding RNA pseudouridine synthase 5 isoform X1 — MSSSSRACQPQTFGLPWPDLNDGLFYNDVVRTPDSELTLIEFYSSKYNNSAPLQGWLQRIRSGQITVDGEVVRDPDTILRVGSKLAYHRLPWREPDAPYLLEVLYEDDDMIALNKPSGLQVLPQGLFQQRTVLTQLLWRATQKISPLSCQQPHPVPVHRLGRGTSGILLCAKTKHAKTQLAAYLADGTSNIGDGSNADMEPRTERKISKIYRALVTGIVCEDKVIVKQPIGMVRYPGVAKGLYVASPTGKPALSKVEVLEREIHKNQTLVQVEIQSGRPHQIRIHLSYIGHPLLGDPLYVPGGQPKCSDFDLVDESFADDGGFKRPTNPVPGDCGYNLHAHQVTLSHPASNEVIKVIAPLPPILRTQQETEQLTRGKPEQLTHPHK, encoded by the exons ATGTCTAGCTCCTCGCGAGCATGTCAGCCTCAGACGTTTGGATTGCCGTGGCCCGATCTCAACGACGGATTGTTCTACAACGACGTCGTTCGAACCCCCGATTCCG AACTGACACTGATCGAGTTCTACTCTAGCAAGTACAATAATTCAGCTCCATTGCAAGG TTGGTTGCAGAGAATTCGGAGCGGACAG ATAACAGTTGATGGCGAAGTTGTTAGAGATCCCGATACGATCCTCAG GGTTGGTTCGAAATTGGCATATCATAGACTTCCGTGGAGAGAGCCCGATGCACCATACTTGCTCGAGGTTCTGTATGAGGATGATGATATG ATTGCTCTAAATAAGCCTTCTGGGCTGCAAGTTTTACCTCAAGGTCTTTTCCAGCAACGAACAGTTCTCACACAGCTTCTATGGCGGGCAACACAGAAGATTTCTCCCTTATCGTGCCAACAACCACATCCTGTTCCTGTCCATCGCTTAGGAAGAGGCACTTCAG GAATATTACTCTGTGCAAAGACAAAGCATGCCAAAACTCAGCTTGCAGCATACTTAGCTGACGGGACATCTAATATTGGAGATGGCAG TAATGCTGACATGGAGCCTCGTACAGAGAGGAAAATATCAAAGATTTACCGGGCACTAGTGACTGGGATAGTTTGTGAGGATAAG GTGATTGTAAAGCAGCCAATTGGAATGGTGCGATATCCTGGTGTGGCTAAAGGGCTGTATGTTGCTTCTCCTACAG GAAAGCCAGCTCTGAGTAAAGTTGAAGTTCTTGAGAGAGAGATTCATAAAAACCAAACGCTAGTCCAG GTTGAGATTCAGTCAGGAAGGCCACACCAAATTCGCATCCATCTTTCTTACATAGGACATCCATTGTTAG GAGATCCTCTTTATGTTCCTGGTGGACAACCAAAGTGCTCAGATTTCGACTTGGTCGATGAAAGTTTTGCCGATGATGG AGGGTTTAAGAGGCCTACAAATCCCGTTCCTGGTGACTGTGGCTACAACTTGCATGCTCATCAAGTCACTCTCTCTCACCCCGCATCCAATGAG GTAATCAAAGTTATAGCACCACTTCCACCAATTCTTCGGACGCAACAAGAAACCGAACAACTTACTCGCGGTAAACCCGAACAACTTACGCATCCGCACAAATAA
- the LOC103444808 gene encoding RNA pseudouridine synthase 5 isoform X2: MSSSSRACQPQTFGLPWPDLNDGLFYNDVVRTPDSELTLIEFYSSKYNNSAPLQGWLQRIRSGQITVDGEVVRDPDTILRVGSKLAYHRLPWREPDAPYLLEVLYEDDDMQRTVLTQLLWRATQKISPLSCQQPHPVPVHRLGRGTSGILLCAKTKHAKTQLAAYLADGTSNIGDGSNADMEPRTERKISKIYRALVTGIVCEDKVIVKQPIGMVRYPGVAKGLYVASPTGKPALSKVEVLEREIHKNQTLVQVEIQSGRPHQIRIHLSYIGHPLLGDPLYVPGGQPKCSDFDLVDESFADDGGFKRPTNPVPGDCGYNLHAHQVTLSHPASNEVIKVIAPLPPILRTQQETEQLTRGKPEQLTHPHK; this comes from the exons ATGTCTAGCTCCTCGCGAGCATGTCAGCCTCAGACGTTTGGATTGCCGTGGCCCGATCTCAACGACGGATTGTTCTACAACGACGTCGTTCGAACCCCCGATTCCG AACTGACACTGATCGAGTTCTACTCTAGCAAGTACAATAATTCAGCTCCATTGCAAGG TTGGTTGCAGAGAATTCGGAGCGGACAG ATAACAGTTGATGGCGAAGTTGTTAGAGATCCCGATACGATCCTCAG GGTTGGTTCGAAATTGGCATATCATAGACTTCCGTGGAGAGAGCCCGATGCACCATACTTGCTCGAGGTTCTGTATGAGGATGATGATATG CAACGAACAGTTCTCACACAGCTTCTATGGCGGGCAACACAGAAGATTTCTCCCTTATCGTGCCAACAACCACATCCTGTTCCTGTCCATCGCTTAGGAAGAGGCACTTCAG GAATATTACTCTGTGCAAAGACAAAGCATGCCAAAACTCAGCTTGCAGCATACTTAGCTGACGGGACATCTAATATTGGAGATGGCAG TAATGCTGACATGGAGCCTCGTACAGAGAGGAAAATATCAAAGATTTACCGGGCACTAGTGACTGGGATAGTTTGTGAGGATAAG GTGATTGTAAAGCAGCCAATTGGAATGGTGCGATATCCTGGTGTGGCTAAAGGGCTGTATGTTGCTTCTCCTACAG GAAAGCCAGCTCTGAGTAAAGTTGAAGTTCTTGAGAGAGAGATTCATAAAAACCAAACGCTAGTCCAG GTTGAGATTCAGTCAGGAAGGCCACACCAAATTCGCATCCATCTTTCTTACATAGGACATCCATTGTTAG GAGATCCTCTTTATGTTCCTGGTGGACAACCAAAGTGCTCAGATTTCGACTTGGTCGATGAAAGTTTTGCCGATGATGG AGGGTTTAAGAGGCCTACAAATCCCGTTCCTGGTGACTGTGGCTACAACTTGCATGCTCATCAAGTCACTCTCTCTCACCCCGCATCCAATGAG GTAATCAAAGTTATAGCACCACTTCCACCAATTCTTCGGACGCAACAAGAAACCGAACAACTTACTCGCGGTAAACCCGAACAACTTACGCATCCGCACAAATAA
- the LOC103444808 gene encoding RNA pseudouridine synthase 5 isoform X3 → MSSSSRACQPQTFGLPWPDLNDGLFYNDVVRTPDSELTLIEFYSSKYNNSAPLQGWLQRIRSGQITVDGEVVRDPDTILRVGSKLAYHRLPWREPDAPYLLEVLYEDDDMKISPLSCQQPHPVPVHRLGRGTSGILLCAKTKHAKTQLAAYLADGTSNIGDGSNADMEPRTERKISKIYRALVTGIVCEDKVIVKQPIGMVRYPGVAKGLYVASPTGKPALSKVEVLEREIHKNQTLVQVEIQSGRPHQIRIHLSYIGHPLLGDPLYVPGGQPKCSDFDLVDESFADDGGFKRPTNPVPGDCGYNLHAHQVTLSHPASNEVIKVIAPLPPILRTQQETEQLTRGKPEQLTHPHK, encoded by the exons ATGTCTAGCTCCTCGCGAGCATGTCAGCCTCAGACGTTTGGATTGCCGTGGCCCGATCTCAACGACGGATTGTTCTACAACGACGTCGTTCGAACCCCCGATTCCG AACTGACACTGATCGAGTTCTACTCTAGCAAGTACAATAATTCAGCTCCATTGCAAGG TTGGTTGCAGAGAATTCGGAGCGGACAG ATAACAGTTGATGGCGAAGTTGTTAGAGATCCCGATACGATCCTCAG GGTTGGTTCGAAATTGGCATATCATAGACTTCCGTGGAGAGAGCCCGATGCACCATACTTGCTCGAGGTTCTGTATGAGGATGATGATATG AAGATTTCTCCCTTATCGTGCCAACAACCACATCCTGTTCCTGTCCATCGCTTAGGAAGAGGCACTTCAG GAATATTACTCTGTGCAAAGACAAAGCATGCCAAAACTCAGCTTGCAGCATACTTAGCTGACGGGACATCTAATATTGGAGATGGCAG TAATGCTGACATGGAGCCTCGTACAGAGAGGAAAATATCAAAGATTTACCGGGCACTAGTGACTGGGATAGTTTGTGAGGATAAG GTGATTGTAAAGCAGCCAATTGGAATGGTGCGATATCCTGGTGTGGCTAAAGGGCTGTATGTTGCTTCTCCTACAG GAAAGCCAGCTCTGAGTAAAGTTGAAGTTCTTGAGAGAGAGATTCATAAAAACCAAACGCTAGTCCAG GTTGAGATTCAGTCAGGAAGGCCACACCAAATTCGCATCCATCTTTCTTACATAGGACATCCATTGTTAG GAGATCCTCTTTATGTTCCTGGTGGACAACCAAAGTGCTCAGATTTCGACTTGGTCGATGAAAGTTTTGCCGATGATGG AGGGTTTAAGAGGCCTACAAATCCCGTTCCTGGTGACTGTGGCTACAACTTGCATGCTCATCAAGTCACTCTCTCTCACCCCGCATCCAATGAG GTAATCAAAGTTATAGCACCACTTCCACCAATTCTTCGGACGCAACAAGAAACCGAACAACTTACTCGCGGTAAACCCGAACAACTTACGCATCCGCACAAATAA
- the LOC103444809 gene encoding uncharacterized protein isoform X2: MDSFFNFKAPSDDCVPSELDILKCPFLRNINEPTNFSFASSLAFPVPGRGAKGPIFEDGPNFDMAFRLFHGSDGVVPLSGKSYVHSDIVEPQRAPPMFNPLAAKAATISLSSFGAGGPFSFDAFHKKWKNQQKKSNSSKKDSTSKGGNSNHEAVGNEWLQSGNCPIAKSYRAVSGVIPLVAKAFQPPPGMKIKCPPAIVAARAALSRTAFAKNLRPQPLPAKVLVIGAMGMAANVPLGIWREHTKKFSLSWFAAVHAAVPFIALLRKSVLMPKSAMAFTIAASVLGQVIGSRAERYRLKAVASKSSPLTETSAGVVTTQTSELQVLQAKTETSAGGATTQTSELQVLQAKTGHCNAIEEWNSVSLKVARPSSSADVF, encoded by the exons ATGGATTCCTTTTTCAATTTCAAAGCTCCAAGTGACGATTGTGTGCCGTCTGAGCTAGACATTCTCAAATGCCCATTTTTGAGAAACATCAATGAGCCCACCAATTTTTCCTTCGCCTCATCCTTGGCGTTCCCAGTACCT GGACGTGGAGCCAAAGGTCCAATTTTTGAAGATGGTCCCAattttgacatggcatttcGGCTTTTCCATGGGAGTGACGGAGTTGTCCCGCTTTCTGGAAAATCATATGTGCATTCTGACATAGTTGAGCCTCAACGAGCCCCACCCATGTTCAATCCAttagctgcaaaggcagctacGATCAGTCTCTCATCCTTTGGTGCTGGAGGGCCATTCAGTTTCGATGCATTCCATAAGAAATGGAAGAACCAGCAAAAGAAATCTAATTCCTCGAAAAAAGATTCTACGTCAAAG GGAGGAAATTCTAATCACGAGGCAGTGGGCAATGAGTGGCTACAATCTGGAAACTGTCCGATCGCAAAGTCTTACCGTGCTGTTAGTGGTGTCATTCCACTAGTCGCAAAGGCTTTTCAGCCCCCTCCAGGCATGAAAATCAAGTGCCCGCCAGCAATAGTTGCAGCCCGAGCAGCCCTGTCGCGAACTGCATTTGCAAAGAACCTCCGCCCGCAACCCCTTCCTGCAAAAGTACTTGTGATTGGAGCGATGGGCATGGCAGCCAATGTTCCTTTAGGGATATGGAGAGAGCACACCAAGAAATTCTCACTATCTTGGTTCGCCGCTGTGCATGCGGCTGTCCCATTCATAGCCTTACTTCGGAAGTCTGTGCTGATGCCTAAATCAGCCATGGCGTTCACCATTGCCGCATCAGTACTTGGACAGGTCATTGGCTCCAGAGCAGAACGGTACCGTCTGAAGGCAGTGGCTTCGAAAAGTTCACCTCTGACTGAAACCTCCGCTGGTGTTGTGACAACGCAGACAAGCGAGCTACAGGTGCTCCAAGCGAAAACTGAAACCTCTGCTGGTGGTGCGACAACACAGACAAGCGAGCTACAGGTGCTCCAAGCAAAAACCGGCCACTGCAATGCGATTGAGGAGTGGAATTCAGTTTCCCTTAAGGTGGCGCGTCCTTCGTCATCCGCAGATGTGTTCTAA
- the LOC103444809 gene encoding uncharacterized protein isoform X1, with product MLSMILNRSAQPGLIFFLAREHRLIFSALEMDSFFNFKAPSDDCVPSELDILKCPFLRNINEPTNFSFASSLAFPVPGRGAKGPIFEDGPNFDMAFRLFHGSDGVVPLSGKSYVHSDIVEPQRAPPMFNPLAAKAATISLSSFGAGGPFSFDAFHKKWKNQQKKSNSSKKDSTSKGGNSNHEAVGNEWLQSGNCPIAKSYRAVSGVIPLVAKAFQPPPGMKIKCPPAIVAARAALSRTAFAKNLRPQPLPAKVLVIGAMGMAANVPLGIWREHTKKFSLSWFAAVHAAVPFIALLRKSVLMPKSAMAFTIAASVLGQVIGSRAERYRLKAVASKSSPLTETSAGVVTTQTSELQVLQAKTETSAGGATTQTSELQVLQAKTGHCNAIEEWNSVSLKVARPSSSADVF from the exons ATGCTTTCGATGATTCTTAATCGTTCGGCTCAACCcggtttgattttctttttagcAAGAGAGCATCG GTTAATTTTCTCAGCGTTGGAGATGGATTCCTTTTTCAATTTCAAAGCTCCAAGTGACGATTGTGTGCCGTCTGAGCTAGACATTCTCAAATGCCCATTTTTGAGAAACATCAATGAGCCCACCAATTTTTCCTTCGCCTCATCCTTGGCGTTCCCAGTACCT GGACGTGGAGCCAAAGGTCCAATTTTTGAAGATGGTCCCAattttgacatggcatttcGGCTTTTCCATGGGAGTGACGGAGTTGTCCCGCTTTCTGGAAAATCATATGTGCATTCTGACATAGTTGAGCCTCAACGAGCCCCACCCATGTTCAATCCAttagctgcaaaggcagctacGATCAGTCTCTCATCCTTTGGTGCTGGAGGGCCATTCAGTTTCGATGCATTCCATAAGAAATGGAAGAACCAGCAAAAGAAATCTAATTCCTCGAAAAAAGATTCTACGTCAAAG GGAGGAAATTCTAATCACGAGGCAGTGGGCAATGAGTGGCTACAATCTGGAAACTGTCCGATCGCAAAGTCTTACCGTGCTGTTAGTGGTGTCATTCCACTAGTCGCAAAGGCTTTTCAGCCCCCTCCAGGCATGAAAATCAAGTGCCCGCCAGCAATAGTTGCAGCCCGAGCAGCCCTGTCGCGAACTGCATTTGCAAAGAACCTCCGCCCGCAACCCCTTCCTGCAAAAGTACTTGTGATTGGAGCGATGGGCATGGCAGCCAATGTTCCTTTAGGGATATGGAGAGAGCACACCAAGAAATTCTCACTATCTTGGTTCGCCGCTGTGCATGCGGCTGTCCCATTCATAGCCTTACTTCGGAAGTCTGTGCTGATGCCTAAATCAGCCATGGCGTTCACCATTGCCGCATCAGTACTTGGACAGGTCATTGGCTCCAGAGCAGAACGGTACCGTCTGAAGGCAGTGGCTTCGAAAAGTTCACCTCTGACTGAAACCTCCGCTGGTGTTGTGACAACGCAGACAAGCGAGCTACAGGTGCTCCAAGCGAAAACTGAAACCTCTGCTGGTGGTGCGACAACACAGACAAGCGAGCTACAGGTGCTCCAAGCAAAAACCGGCCACTGCAATGCGATTGAGGAGTGGAATTCAGTTTCCCTTAAGGTGGCGCGTCCTTCGTCATCCGCAGATGTGTTCTAA
- the LOC103444806 gene encoding uncharacterized protein, translating to MNNPMAVAPTKCQMMEEQKRQLGNNNVVNGRYLETNRANMPVFLMKSPPLVSRCLKPDVSSTSASDQQQSSPAVAKLVLSFDPIAEVSEFTMELAATKSENVPKCYAMHVFEDVLPMSVFSESSQGTLSVEGRILQKFDMKPHGENLENYGKLCRERTKKYMKSRKIQVMNNDNGAHMRPRPGMMIGFMSPGASEKKKMPTKGSDMKRTRKDRGEMEDIMFNLFEQKPNRTLRQLIQETNQPEQFLKDILKDLCIYNNKGANQGTYELKPEYRKSVEEPTPD from the exons ATGAACAACCCTATGGCCGTGGCGCCAACCAAGTGCCAAATGATGGAGGAGCAAAAGCGGCAACTAGGCAATAACAATGTCGTGAATGGGCGTTATTTGGAGACCAACAGAGCAAATATGCCGGTGTTCCTCATGAAATCTCCCCCGCTCGTCTCTCGCTGTCTGAAACCTGATGTCTCCTCCACCTCCGCTTCTGATCAACAGCAGTCTTCTCCCGCTGTTGCCAAGTTGGTTCTCTCTTTTGACCCTATTGCCGAGGTCAGCGAG TTCACCATGGAACTGGCGGCCACGAAATCTGAAAATGTACCCAAGTGTTACGCTATGCATGTGTTTGAAGACGTTCTTCCAATGTCCGTGTTTTCTGAGTCATCGCAAG GGACGTTATCCGTGGAGGGGAGGatattgcagaaatttgatatgAAGCCCCATGGTGAGAACCTTGAGAACTATGGGAAACTTTGCCGCGAAAGGACCAAAAAATATATGAAGAGTAGAAAGATTCAG GTGATGAACAACGACAATGGGGCTCATATGAGGCCCAGGCCAGGGATGATGATTGGTTTCATGTCTCCTGGAGCAAGC gagaaaaagaaaatgccaACGAAGGGGTCAGACATGAAAAGAACAAGGAAGGACCGCGGAGAAATGGAAGATATCATGTTTAATCTCTTTGAACAGAAACCAAATCGGACGTTAAGGCAACTGATCCAAGAGACTAACCAACCAGAA CAATTTTTGAAAGACATACTCAAGGATCTTTGTATCTACAACAACAAGGGAGCTAATCAAGGGACGTATGAGCTGAAACCGGAATACAGGAAATCAGTCGAGGAGCCAACTCCGGATTAG
- the LOC103444805 gene encoding uncharacterized protein isoform X1, translating into MENPEANQLPEVDSLPDGFVESSPEPLAPATPTFEQEKPLGNNESDNSTEGDSSKEPVGELAADEFQASQSRAEKTQKLRTFPVPLSETDSSDVLVDSVQVPKNASTEQREEGSLVMPDSAVSVSEASGGVSEGGEVKKQVETRCQSSERPAEGGSDAPATNLKDKSSLESVETLKNRKTESTETKRKGVKRTFKSEKEFIEFTLKYQQALAERDSAISVRDKLESLCRELQRQNKVLMDECKRVSTEGQNLRLDLSVKFQDAIKDVSNKLDEQKEECISQLKENEMLRTKLQQLNYQHALSEQQYEQMLKQKSLELQIADLKTKQHEEKLLQEQSQMKLYAEQVSQLLSTEKNLRLQLTADGEKFQQFQDALLKSNEVFETFKQEIEKMAKSIKELKKENLFLKSKCEKTDVTLIELVDERERLKKQLEKTKNQKEKLESLCRSLQAERKQNSTGSNNSDSVPS; encoded by the exons ATGGAGAACCCAGAAGCAAACCAGCTTCCTGAAGTTGATTCATTGCCTGATGGGTTTGTTGAGAGCTCCCCAGAGCCACTGGCTCCAGCAACTCCAACCTTCGAGCAAGAGAAGCCGTTGGGTAACAACGAGAGTGATAATTCCACAGAAGGGGATAGTTCAAAGGAACCTGTAGGTGAATTGGCTGCAGATGAGTTTCAAGCAAGCCAGAGTAGGGCAGAGAAGACTCAGAAACTGAGAACATTTCCCGTTCCGTTGTCTGAAACAGATAGTTCTGATGTTTTAGTAGATTCAGTTCAAGTTCCCAAAAATGCCTCCACGGAGCAGAGAGAAGAAGGTTCATTAGTCATGCCCGATTCAGCTGTTTCTGTTTCTGAGGCTTCGGGTGGGGTATCCGAAGGTGGTGAGGTAAAGAAACAAGTTGAAACAAGATGTCAAAGTTCAGAGAGAC CAGCTGAAGGGGGCTCAGATGCGCCAGCAACCAATTTGAAGGATAAGTCTTCATTGGAGAgtgttgaaactttgaaaaacagaaaaaca GAATCCACTGAAACCAAACGTAAGGGTGTAAAGCGTACCTTTAAATCAGAAAAGGAGTTCATAGAGTTCACTTTGAAGTATCAACAAGCTCTTGCCGAAAGAGATTCGG CCATTTCTGTTCGAGATAAGCTTGAGTCCTTGTGCAGGGAGTTACAACGCCAGAACAAAGTACTAATG GATGAGTGCAAACGGGTGTCCACAGAGGGGCAGAACTTGAGATTAGATTTATCAGTCAAGTTCCAAGATGCAATAAAG GATGTGAGCAATAAGCTGGATGAGCAAAAGGAAGAATGTATCTCTCAGCTAAAGGAGAATGAAAT GTTAAGAACTAAGCTACAGCAGCTCAACTATCAGCACGCTCTTTCTGAACAGCAATATGAACAGATG TTAAAGCAGAAATCACTGGAGCTTCAAATTGCTGATTTGAAGACTAAGCAGCATGAAGAGAAATTACTCCAGGAACAGTCCCAGATGAAATTATATGCAGAACAGGTGTCACAGTTACTATCAACTGAAAAGAATTTGCGCTTACAGTTGACGGCTGATGGAGAGAAGTTCCAACAATTTCAG GACGCATTGTTGAAAAGCAATGAAGTTTTCGAGACATTTAAACAGGAGATTGAAAAG ATGGCAAAGTCCATCAAGGAACTCAAGAAGGAAAACTTATTCTTGAAGAGCAAATGTGAGAAAACAGATGTCACTCTTATAGAACTCGTAGACGAG CGTGAACGATTGAAGAAACAGTTGGAGAAAACAAAGAACCAGAAGGAAAAGCTTGAATCACTGTGCCGGTCACTTCAAGCAGAAAGGAAACAGAACTCCACTGGGAGCAACAACTCCGATTCGGTTCCATCTTGA
- the LOC103444805 gene encoding uncharacterized protein isoform X2 gives MENPEANQLPEVDSLPDGFVESSPEPLAPATPTFEQEKPLGNNESDNSTEGDSSKEPVGELAADEFQASQSRAEKTQKLRTFPVPLSETDSSDVLVDSVQVPKNASTEQREEGSLVMPDSAVSVSEASGGVSEGGEVKKQVETRCQSSERPEGGSDAPATNLKDKSSLESVETLKNRKTESTETKRKGVKRTFKSEKEFIEFTLKYQQALAERDSAISVRDKLESLCRELQRQNKVLMDECKRVSTEGQNLRLDLSVKFQDAIKDVSNKLDEQKEECISQLKENEMLRTKLQQLNYQHALSEQQYEQMLKQKSLELQIADLKTKQHEEKLLQEQSQMKLYAEQVSQLLSTEKNLRLQLTADGEKFQQFQDALLKSNEVFETFKQEIEKMAKSIKELKKENLFLKSKCEKTDVTLIELVDERERLKKQLEKTKNQKEKLESLCRSLQAERKQNSTGSNNSDSVPS, from the exons ATGGAGAACCCAGAAGCAAACCAGCTTCCTGAAGTTGATTCATTGCCTGATGGGTTTGTTGAGAGCTCCCCAGAGCCACTGGCTCCAGCAACTCCAACCTTCGAGCAAGAGAAGCCGTTGGGTAACAACGAGAGTGATAATTCCACAGAAGGGGATAGTTCAAAGGAACCTGTAGGTGAATTGGCTGCAGATGAGTTTCAAGCAAGCCAGAGTAGGGCAGAGAAGACTCAGAAACTGAGAACATTTCCCGTTCCGTTGTCTGAAACAGATAGTTCTGATGTTTTAGTAGATTCAGTTCAAGTTCCCAAAAATGCCTCCACGGAGCAGAGAGAAGAAGGTTCATTAGTCATGCCCGATTCAGCTGTTTCTGTTTCTGAGGCTTCGGGTGGGGTATCCGAAGGTGGTGAGGTAAAGAAACAAGTTGAAACAAGATGTCAAAGTTCAGAGAGAC CTGAAGGGGGCTCAGATGCGCCAGCAACCAATTTGAAGGATAAGTCTTCATTGGAGAgtgttgaaactttgaaaaacagaaaaaca GAATCCACTGAAACCAAACGTAAGGGTGTAAAGCGTACCTTTAAATCAGAAAAGGAGTTCATAGAGTTCACTTTGAAGTATCAACAAGCTCTTGCCGAAAGAGATTCGG CCATTTCTGTTCGAGATAAGCTTGAGTCCTTGTGCAGGGAGTTACAACGCCAGAACAAAGTACTAATG GATGAGTGCAAACGGGTGTCCACAGAGGGGCAGAACTTGAGATTAGATTTATCAGTCAAGTTCCAAGATGCAATAAAG GATGTGAGCAATAAGCTGGATGAGCAAAAGGAAGAATGTATCTCTCAGCTAAAGGAGAATGAAAT GTTAAGAACTAAGCTACAGCAGCTCAACTATCAGCACGCTCTTTCTGAACAGCAATATGAACAGATG TTAAAGCAGAAATCACTGGAGCTTCAAATTGCTGATTTGAAGACTAAGCAGCATGAAGAGAAATTACTCCAGGAACAGTCCCAGATGAAATTATATGCAGAACAGGTGTCACAGTTACTATCAACTGAAAAGAATTTGCGCTTACAGTTGACGGCTGATGGAGAGAAGTTCCAACAATTTCAG GACGCATTGTTGAAAAGCAATGAAGTTTTCGAGACATTTAAACAGGAGATTGAAAAG ATGGCAAAGTCCATCAAGGAACTCAAGAAGGAAAACTTATTCTTGAAGAGCAAATGTGAGAAAACAGATGTCACTCTTATAGAACTCGTAGACGAG CGTGAACGATTGAAGAAACAGTTGGAGAAAACAAAGAACCAGAAGGAAAAGCTTGAATCACTGTGCCGGTCACTTCAAGCAGAAAGGAAACAGAACTCCACTGGGAGCAACAACTCCGATTCGGTTCCATCTTGA